The Nocardia arthritidis genome has a window encoding:
- a CDS encoding SulP family inorganic anion transporter: MAIQHDAAPPGTDARSPGGLHRSPSTGNSVLNSILRHDLPASIVVFLVALPLSLGIAVASGAPVAAGLIAAVIGGIVAGSLGGSPLQVSGPAAGLTVVVAESINQFGWRVTSFIVVAAGVLQILFGLSRIARAALAVAPVVVHAMLAGIGITIALQQIHVLLGGSSHSSALENLTELPGQLLNLHGGDAFIGAVVIAVMLGWRYLPPKVRIVPGPLVAVLAGTILSLVFSTGAERIALNGSLFDAIQLPNLPSGNWSAVALTVLTIALIASVESLLSAVAVDKMHTGARTDFDRELIGQGSANVLSGLLGGLPVTGVIVRSATNVQAGARSRASAIMHGCWILLFSVALAGVVQQIPKAALAGLLIVIGTQLVKLAHIKLARRTGDLLVYTVTVLGVVFLNLLEGVLIGLALAFGLLLWRVVRVLIEAYEVPGTGRWLVRIDGSCTFLALPKLSAELAKVPAGADVTVEMTVDFLDHAAFEAIEVWQHQQESGGGRVEFVEMGSARMAHAVAGPPKRGFGRAIWDEVLGPWRRDVPNDNPIAAGIAHFNRNHAHVVRPHLDELRDRQDPDSFFLTCSDSRVVPNVITNSGPGDLFTVRNIGNLVPEHGDASVESALLFALEKLSVRTIVVCGHSSCGAMAAVHSGAAAGAGIDTWLAHARPSLIRFHAGHPVARAAAAAGFGEVDQLSMVNVAVQVQTLHRHPAVRKAMAERGVTVTGLFFDIAGARVIEVTEDGLASIEDTEPRSAELV, encoded by the coding sequence ATGGCCATCCAGCACGATGCCGCCCCACCAGGCACCGATGCTCGCTCACCCGGGGGACTGCACCGCTCGCCGTCCACGGGCAATTCGGTGTTGAATTCCATTCTGCGCCACGATCTTCCCGCATCGATCGTGGTATTCCTGGTCGCGCTGCCGCTGTCCCTCGGCATCGCCGTCGCCTCCGGCGCGCCGGTCGCCGCCGGACTCATCGCCGCCGTGATCGGCGGCATCGTCGCAGGCTCGCTCGGCGGATCACCGCTGCAGGTCAGCGGGCCCGCGGCGGGTCTCACCGTAGTGGTCGCCGAATCGATCAACCAATTCGGTTGGCGGGTCACCTCTTTCATCGTCGTCGCGGCCGGTGTGCTGCAGATCCTGTTCGGGCTCAGCCGGATCGCCCGCGCCGCGCTGGCGGTCGCGCCCGTCGTGGTGCACGCGATGCTGGCCGGTATCGGTATCACCATCGCGCTGCAGCAGATTCACGTCCTGCTCGGCGGATCGTCGCACAGCAGCGCGCTCGAGAACCTCACCGAGCTGCCGGGGCAGTTGCTGAACCTGCACGGCGGCGACGCCTTCATCGGCGCGGTCGTCATCGCCGTCATGCTCGGCTGGCGCTACCTGCCGCCCAAGGTGCGAATCGTGCCAGGGCCTTTGGTCGCGGTACTCGCCGGAACCATTCTCTCCCTCGTATTTTCGACCGGAGCGGAGCGAATCGCGTTGAACGGCTCGCTGTTCGACGCCATCCAGCTGCCGAATCTGCCCAGCGGCAACTGGTCCGCCGTCGCGCTGACGGTGCTCACCATCGCGCTCATCGCCTCCGTGGAGTCTCTACTATCGGCCGTCGCCGTCGACAAGATGCACACCGGCGCCCGCACCGATTTCGACCGGGAGCTGATCGGCCAGGGTTCGGCCAACGTGCTGTCCGGCCTGCTCGGCGGCCTGCCGGTGACGGGCGTGATCGTGCGCAGCGCCACCAACGTGCAGGCGGGTGCGCGCAGCCGCGCCTCCGCGATCATGCACGGCTGCTGGATCCTGCTGTTCTCCGTCGCGCTGGCCGGCGTGGTGCAGCAGATTCCGAAGGCGGCGCTGGCCGGCCTGTTGATCGTCATCGGCACCCAGTTGGTGAAGCTCGCGCATATCAAGCTGGCGCGGCGCACCGGTGACCTGCTGGTCTACACGGTCACCGTGCTCGGCGTCGTCTTCCTGAACCTGCTCGAGGGTGTGCTCATCGGCCTGGCGCTGGCCTTCGGCCTGCTGCTGTGGCGAGTTGTGCGGGTACTCATCGAGGCGTATGAGGTGCCGGGCACCGGGCGCTGGCTGGTCCGCATCGACGGCTCGTGCACCTTCCTCGCGCTGCCGAAGCTGTCCGCGGAACTGGCGAAGGTCCCGGCCGGTGCGGATGTCACCGTCGAAATGACCGTCGACTTCCTCGACCATGCCGCGTTCGAGGCCATCGAGGTGTGGCAGCACCAGCAGGAAAGCGGCGGCGGCCGAGTCGAATTCGTGGAGATGGGCAGTGCGCGGATGGCGCACGCGGTGGCCGGGCCGCCCAAGCGCGGATTCGGGCGGGCGATCTGGGACGAGGTCCTCGGCCCGTGGCGGCGCGACGTGCCGAACGACAATCCGATAGCCGCGGGCATCGCGCACTTCAACCGCAATCATGCCCACGTTGTGCGCCCGCACCTCGACGAACTGCGCGACCGGCAGGATCCGGATTCCTTCTTCCTCACCTGCTCGGACTCCCGGGTGGTGCCGAACGTCATCACCAACAGCGGCCCCGGCGATCTGTTCACCGTCCGCAACATCGGCAACCTGGTGCCCGAACACGGTGACGCATCGGTGGAATCCGCGCTGCTCTTCGCGCTGGAGAAGTTGAGCGTCCGAACGATCGTGGTGTGCGGGCACTCGTCCTGCGGCGCGATGGCGGCGGTCCATTCCGGCGCGGCCGCCGGCGCGGGTATCGACACCTGGCTGGCCCACGCCCGCCCGAGCCTGATCCGCTTCCACGCGGGCCACCCCGTCGCGCGCGCCGCGGCCGCCGCCGGTTTCGGCGAGGTGGATCAGCTCAGCATGGTGAACGTCGCGGTGCAGGTGCAGACCCTGCACCGGCACCCCGCCGTCCGCAAGGCGATGGCCGAGCGCGGCGTGACCGTGACCGGCCTGTTCTTCGATATCGCCGGCGCGAGGGTCATCGAGGTGACCGAGGACGGATTGGCTAGCATCGAGGACACCGAGCCCCGAAGCGCCGAACTCGTCTGA